One window of the Equus asinus isolate D_3611 breed Donkey chromosome 28, EquAss-T2T_v2, whole genome shotgun sequence genome contains the following:
- the GOT2 gene encoding aspartate aminotransferase, mitochondrial, whose protein sequence is MALLHSGRVLSGVAAAFHPGLAAAASARASSWWAHVEMGPPDPILGVTEAYKRDTNSKKMNLGVGAYRDDNGKPYVLPSVRKAEAQIAAKNLDKEYLPIGGLAEFCKASAELALGENNEALKSGRYVTVQSISGTGALRIGANFLQRFFKFSRDVFLPKPSWGNHTPIFRDAGLQLHAYRYYDPKTCGFDVTGALEDISKIPQQSIILLHACAHNPTGVDPRPEQWKEIATLVKKNNLFAFFDMAYQGFASGDGDKDAWAVRYFIEQGINVCLCQSYAKNMGLYGERVGAFTMVCKDADEAKRVESQLKILIRPLYSNPPLNGARIASTILTSPDLRKQWLQEVKGMADRIISMRTQLVSNLKKEGSSHSWQHIADQIGMFCFTGLKPEQVERLTKEFSIYMTKDGRISVAGVTSGNVGYLAHAIHQVTK, encoded by the exons ATGGCCCTGCTGCACTCCGGCCGCGTCCTGTCCGGGGTCGCCGCCGCCTTCCACCCAGGCCTCGCTGCCGCGGCTTCTGCCAGAGCCAG CTCCTGGTGGGCCCATGTGGAGATGGGGCCCCCAGATCCCATCCTGGGAGTCACAGAAGCCTATAAGAGAGACACCAACAGCAAAAAGATGAATCTGGGAGTTGGTGCCTACCGGGATGATAATGGAAAACCTTACGTGCTCCCTAGCGTCCGGAAG GCAGAGGCCCAGATTGCTGCAAAAAATTTGGACAAAGAATACCTGCCCATTGGGGGGCTGGCGGAGTTTTGTAAGGCATCTGCAGAGCTGGCCCTGGGTGAGAACAATGAAGCCTTGAAAAGCGGCCGG TATGTCACCGTGCAGAGCATTTCTGGAACTGGGGCCTTAAGGATCGGAGCCAATTTTCTG CAAAGATTTTTTAAGTTCAGCCGAGATGTCTTTCTGCCCAAACCATCCTGGGGAAACCACACACCCATCTTCAGGGACGCTGGCTTGCAGCTCCATGCTTATCGGTACTACGACCCCAAGACGTGCGGCTTTGACGTCACGGGCGCCCTGGAGGACATTTCA AAAATACCACAGCAGAGCATTATTCTCCTGCACGCCTGTGCCCACAATCCCACAGGAGTGGACCCTCGCCCTGAGCAGTGGAAAGAAATAGCAACATTGGTGAAG aaaAACAATCTCTTTGCGTTCTTTGACATGGCCTACCAAGGCTTTGCCAGTGGTGATGGGGACAAGGATGCCTGGGCTGTACGCTATTTCATCGAACAGGGCATTAATGTTTGTCTCTGCCAATCCTATGCCAAGAACATGGGCTTATACG GTGAGCGTGTGGGAGCCTTCACTATGGTCTGCAAAGATGCTGATGAAGCCAAAAGGGTGGAGTCACAGTTGAAGATCTTGATCCGGCCCCTGTATTCCAACCCGCCTCTCAATGGGGCCCGGATCGCCTCAACCATTCTGACCAGCCCTGATCTTCGAAAACAATG gttGCAAGAAGTAAAAGGCATGGCCGACCGCATCATTAGCATGCGGACTCAGCTGGTCTCCAACCTCAAGAAGGAGGGCTCCTCCCACAGTTGGCAGCACATCGCTGACCAGATTGGCATGTTTTGTTTCACAGGACTGAAGCCGGAGCAG gtgGAGCGGCTGACCAAGGAGTTCTCCATCTACATGACGAAGGACGGCCGCATCTCTGTGGCAGGGGTCACCTCTGGCAATGTGGGCTACCTTGCTCATGCCATTCACCAGGTCACCAAGTAA